A part of Streptomyces sp. NBC_01235 genomic DNA contains:
- a CDS encoding substrate-binding domain-containing protein: protein MHRPVRLRTPEWFTVDDSTLNVALVYPMQGPAGVFGPACEMCARLAAEEVNKAGGVLGRELRLLEVDGGADPQQVAEDVEALVATGVVQGVTGWHISSVRQAMAPRIAHRVPYVYTALYEGGERTDGVYLTSETPASQLLPAMRLLTENRGVRRWFVVGNDYVWPRRTARAARRYARDSRGRVCGEAYLPLGADDFHDVLRRIERADADAVLMLLVGSDAIRFNRAFATAGLDQRCLRLSTLMDENMLLGSGPEATVDLYSTAGFFASLADRNTMDFHGQYADRFGVTAPTPGSLGESCYEGVLLLAALIERARTLDVSAIGAAADTVSYEGPRGLLSLDGRHVRQRIYLARAEGLDFNVLAQLRAPHELS, encoded by the coding sequence ATGCACCGGCCCGTCCGACTCCGCACCCCCGAGTGGTTCACGGTCGACGACTCGACTCTGAACGTCGCTCTCGTGTACCCGATGCAGGGGCCCGCCGGGGTGTTCGGCCCCGCCTGCGAGATGTGCGCCCGGCTGGCCGCCGAGGAGGTCAACAAGGCGGGGGGCGTGCTGGGTAGGGAGCTGCGGCTCCTGGAGGTCGACGGCGGCGCCGATCCGCAGCAGGTCGCGGAGGACGTGGAGGCCCTGGTGGCCACGGGCGTGGTGCAGGGGGTCACGGGCTGGCACATCTCCTCGGTGCGGCAGGCGATGGCCCCGCGGATCGCCCACCGGGTGCCCTACGTCTACACCGCTCTCTACGAGGGCGGCGAGCGCACCGACGGCGTCTACCTGACGAGCGAGACCCCCGCCTCGCAGCTGCTGCCCGCCATGCGGTTGCTCACCGAGAACCGGGGCGTGCGCCGCTGGTTCGTCGTCGGCAACGACTACGTCTGGCCCCGGCGCACCGCCCGGGCGGCCCGCCGCTACGCACGCGACTCCCGTGGCCGGGTCTGCGGCGAGGCCTATCTTCCGCTGGGCGCAGACGACTTCCACGACGTGCTGCGCCGGATCGAGCGGGCCGACGCCGACGCCGTGCTGATGCTGCTGGTCGGCAGCGACGCGATCCGCTTCAACCGGGCCTTCGCCACCGCCGGACTCGACCAGCGCTGTCTCAGGCTCAGCACGCTGATGGACGAGAACATGCTGCTGGGCAGCGGCCCCGAGGCCACCGTCGACCTCTACAGCACGGCCGGTTTCTTCGCCTCGCTGGCCGACCGGAACACCATGGACTTCCACGGGCAGTACGCCGACCGCTTCGGCGTGACGGCCCCGACCCCGGGCAGTCTCGGCGAGTCCTGCTACGAGGGCGTGCTGCTGCTCGCGGCGCTCATCGAACGGGCCCGCACGCTGGACGTGTCCGCCATCGGGGCCGCAGCCGACACCGTCTCGTACGAGGGCCCGCGGGGTCTGCTGAGCCTGGACGGCCGCCATGTGCGCCAGCGCATCTACCTGGCCCGGGCGGAGGGTCTCGACTTCAACGTCCTCGCCCAACTGCGCGCTCCGCACGAGTTGTCGTGA
- a CDS encoding MarR family winged helix-turn-helix transcriptional regulator, with product MARQPQELLRLLTRAERLAVRRVQSVLEEFDCSVEAWQVLDLLSDGQGHHMTAVADHAFMPAPSATKLVDQLVDQNLVFRRVDPVDRRRVLAYLTPRGVRRRQQLVREVRADWAELEPLLMDDERGERLEGLLERLAEVLEDGGNVTTTRAERAVGRGR from the coding sequence ATGGCGAGGCAGCCCCAGGAACTGCTCCGTCTGCTGACCCGTGCCGAACGTCTCGCCGTCCGCCGGGTCCAGTCCGTACTGGAGGAGTTCGACTGCTCGGTGGAGGCCTGGCAGGTTCTGGACCTGCTCTCGGACGGGCAAGGGCATCACATGACGGCCGTTGCCGACCACGCCTTCATGCCGGCTCCGAGTGCCACCAAGTTGGTCGACCAACTCGTCGACCAGAACCTCGTGTTCCGCAGGGTCGACCCGGTCGACCGCCGCCGGGTACTGGCCTACCTCACCCCGCGGGGCGTGCGGCGCCGGCAGCAGCTGGTCCGCGAAGTACGGGCCGACTGGGCGGAGTTGGAGCCGCTGCTCATGGACGACGAGCGGGGCGAGCGGCTGGAGGGCCTGCTGGAACGGCTGGCTGAGGTGCTGGAGGACGGAGGGAACGTCACGACAACTCGTGCGGAGCGCGCAGTTGGGCGAGGACGTTGA
- the urtA gene encoding urea ABC transporter substrate-binding protein, giving the protein MSGLSISRRGLLAGISAVGASAALSACGAKTGDGTSTDAAGASADTSGSTVGVGLLNSLSGTMAISEVTVHNALLLAIKEINAAGGVLGKKLKAVSQDGASDWPTFAEKAEALIKDDKVAATFGCWTSASRKAVKPVFERYKSLLFYPVQYEGLEESPYIFYIGATTNQQIVPALDYLKKQGLTKLYLVGSDYVFPRTANKIIKAYAKAKGMTVVGEDYAPLGSTEFGTIVNKVKDSGADAVFNTLNGDSNVAFFKEYKSSGLTAKSMPVLSVSIAEEEVKSIGTQYLQDQLTAWNYYETTPGAANTKFVAAYQAEYGKDKPTSDPMEAAYVSVHLWKAMVEKAGSFDVAKVKAASDGITFDAPEGKVTVDGASQHVHKTARIGKVGADGLITEVWNSGGPIKPDPYLKGYDWASGLS; this is encoded by the coding sequence ATGTCCGGGCTCAGCATCAGCAGACGAGGCCTGTTGGCCGGTATCTCGGCCGTCGGCGCCTCCGCCGCGCTCAGCGCCTGTGGCGCCAAGACCGGTGACGGCACCTCGACGGACGCGGCCGGCGCCTCCGCCGACACCTCCGGCAGCACGGTCGGGGTCGGCCTGCTGAACTCACTGTCGGGCACCATGGCCATCAGCGAAGTCACCGTCCACAACGCGCTGTTGCTCGCCATCAAGGAGATCAACGCAGCGGGCGGGGTGCTCGGCAAGAAGCTCAAGGCCGTCAGCCAGGACGGCGCCTCCGACTGGCCCACCTTCGCGGAGAAGGCGGAGGCCCTGATCAAGGACGACAAGGTCGCGGCCACCTTCGGCTGCTGGACCTCGGCCAGCCGCAAGGCCGTCAAGCCGGTATTCGAGCGGTACAAGTCGTTGCTCTTCTACCCCGTCCAGTACGAGGGCCTGGAGGAGTCGCCGTACATCTTCTACATCGGCGCCACCACCAACCAGCAGATCGTCCCGGCCCTCGACTACCTCAAGAAGCAGGGTCTGACCAAGCTTTACCTCGTCGGCAGTGACTATGTCTTCCCACGCACCGCCAACAAGATCATCAAGGCGTACGCGAAGGCCAAGGGGATGACGGTGGTCGGCGAGGACTACGCACCGCTCGGATCCACGGAATTCGGCACCATCGTCAACAAGGTCAAGGACTCCGGCGCGGACGCCGTGTTCAACACCCTCAACGGCGACAGCAACGTGGCCTTCTTCAAGGAGTACAAGTCCTCCGGGCTGACCGCGAAGAGCATGCCGGTGCTGTCGGTCTCCATCGCCGAGGAGGAGGTGAAGAGCATCGGCACCCAGTACCTCCAGGACCAGCTGACCGCGTGGAACTACTACGAAACCACGCCCGGCGCGGCCAACACCAAGTTCGTGGCGGCCTACCAGGCCGAGTACGGCAAGGACAAGCCGACCAGCGACCCGATGGAGGCCGCGTACGTCTCCGTCCACCTGTGGAAGGCGATGGTCGAGAAGGCGGGCTCGTTCGACGTGGCCAAGGTCAAGGCGGCCTCGGACGGCATCACCTTCGACGCCCCCGAGGGCAAGGTCACCGTCGACGGAGCGAGCCAGCACGTCCACAAGACGGCCCGGATCGGCAAGGTCGGTGCGGACGGCCTGATCACCGAGGTCTGGAACTCGGGCGGCCCGATCAAGCCGGACCCGTACCTCAAGGGCTACGACTGGGCCTCCGGCCTGTCCTGA
- the urtB gene encoding urea ABC transporter permease subunit UrtB, translating to MTVILSQSFTGISIGAVLLLIALGLTLTFGQMGVINMAHGEFIMAGAYTTYVLQKSVSSAGVSLLVALPVAFLVAGAMGALLEWLLIRRLYTRPLDTLLVTWGVSLMLQQLARDVFGAPNVQTHAPDLLTGNISLGGGITFANSRLFILGLALFCVLALTLILRLTPLGRRIRAVVQNRDLAEVSGIATGRVDRMTFFIGSGLAGVAGVALTLVGPIGPTMGTNYIVDAFLVVVVGGIGQLKGSVITAFALGVLQSVLEYSTTVSVAKVIVLVAIVAFLQWRPQGLYTLRTRSLA from the coding sequence ATGACGGTCATCCTCAGCCAGTCCTTCACCGGCATCAGCATCGGTGCCGTCCTCCTGCTCATCGCGCTCGGTCTGACCCTGACCTTCGGTCAGATGGGCGTGATCAACATGGCGCACGGCGAGTTCATCATGGCCGGCGCCTACACCACGTACGTCCTGCAGAAGTCCGTCAGCAGCGCCGGCGTCTCCCTGCTCGTCGCCCTGCCCGTGGCCTTCCTGGTCGCCGGCGCCATGGGCGCGCTGCTGGAGTGGCTGCTCATCCGGCGCCTGTACACCCGCCCGCTGGACACCCTGCTGGTCACCTGGGGCGTCTCCCTGATGCTCCAGCAGCTCGCCCGGGACGTCTTCGGCGCCCCCAACGTCCAGACCCACGCCCCCGACCTGCTCACCGGCAACATCTCCCTGGGCGGCGGCATCACCTTCGCCAACAGCCGGCTGTTCATCCTCGGCCTGGCCCTGTTCTGCGTCCTCGCCCTCACGCTCATCCTGCGGCTCACCCCGCTGGGCCGCCGTATCCGGGCCGTCGTGCAGAACCGCGACCTCGCCGAGGTGTCGGGCATCGCCACCGGGCGGGTCGACCGCATGACCTTCTTCATCGGCTCGGGCCTCGCGGGAGTGGCCGGTGTCGCGCTCACCCTGGTCGGCCCGATCGGCCCGACGATGGGCACCAACTACATCGTCGACGCCTTCCTGGTCGTCGTCGTGGGCGGCATCGGGCAGCTCAAGGGCAGCGTGATCACCGCCTTCGCGCTCGGCGTGCTCCAGTCGGTCCTCGAGTACTCGACGACGGTCAGCGTCGCGAAGGTCATCGTGCTCGTGGCGATCGTCGCCTTCCTCCAGTGGCGACCCCAGGGCCTGTACACACTGCGCACCCGGAGCCTGGCATGA
- the urtC gene encoding urea ABC transporter permease subunit UrtC produces the protein MTTTTTPTVTAPSVPLLKRFRVPGAFVLGAVLLLGVAPLALSDFRLSLLAKYLCYAIVAVGVSLAWGRGGLMVLGQGVFFGLGGYAMAMHLKLADAAATGETLPDFMQLYGTGDALPWWWEPFANPAFALAMTVLLPMAVAALLGFFVFQRRVKGAYFAILSQALAAALSIWLIGQQATTGGTNGLTDIQGFFGYDLGDPVNQRMVYVVIAAVLLLLMAAARQLFVSRYGELLVAVRDSEERVRFLGYNPAGVKLVAYVVAAGMAGLAGALFVPAVGIISPALIGIVPSIGFVIGAAVGGRASLVGAVLGAIAVAWAQSTLSDAFPAAWTYLQGLLFVVAVGFLPGGLASVGVVLRRRRTRTGTRTTGETA, from the coding sequence ATGACGACCACAACCACGCCCACCGTCACGGCGCCCTCCGTGCCCCTGCTCAAACGCTTCCGGGTACCCGGCGCCTTCGTCCTCGGCGCCGTACTCCTCCTCGGCGTGGCCCCGCTCGCCCTCTCCGACTTCCGCCTCTCGCTCCTCGCGAAGTACCTGTGCTACGCGATCGTCGCCGTCGGCGTCAGCCTCGCCTGGGGCCGGGGCGGGCTCATGGTGCTCGGCCAGGGCGTCTTCTTCGGCCTCGGCGGCTACGCCATGGCCATGCACCTCAAGCTTGCCGACGCCGCCGCCACCGGCGAGACACTGCCCGACTTCATGCAGTTGTACGGCACCGGCGACGCCCTGCCCTGGTGGTGGGAGCCCTTCGCCAACCCGGCCTTCGCACTCGCCATGACGGTGCTGCTGCCCATGGCGGTCGCCGCGCTGCTCGGCTTCTTCGTCTTCCAACGCCGGGTCAAGGGCGCCTATTTCGCGATCCTCAGCCAGGCCCTGGCCGCCGCCCTGTCCATCTGGCTGATCGGCCAGCAGGCCACCACCGGCGGCACCAACGGCCTCACCGACATCCAGGGCTTCTTCGGCTACGACCTGGGCGACCCGGTCAACCAGCGGATGGTGTACGTCGTCATCGCGGCCGTCCTGCTCCTGCTGATGGCCGCCGCCCGCCAACTGTTCGTCAGCCGCTACGGCGAACTCCTCGTCGCGGTACGGGACTCCGAGGAGCGGGTGCGCTTCCTCGGCTACAACCCGGCAGGCGTCAAGCTCGTCGCGTACGTCGTCGCGGCCGGCATGGCGGGCCTGGCCGGCGCCCTCTTCGTGCCGGCCGTCGGGATCATCTCCCCGGCGTTGATCGGGATCGTGCCGTCCATCGGCTTCGTCATCGGCGCGGCGGTCGGCGGCCGGGCCTCGCTGGTGGGCGCGGTGCTCGGCGCGATCGCCGTGGCCTGGGCGCAGAGCACGCTCTCCGACGCCTTCCCCGCCGCGTGGACCTACCTGCAGGGCCTGCTGTTCGTGGTGGCGGTCGGTTTCCTGCCCGGCGGCCTCGCCTCCGTCGGCGTCGTCCTGCGCAGGCGACGTACCCGTACCGGTACTCGTACGACGGGAGAGACAGCATGA
- the urtD gene encoding urea ABC transporter ATP-binding protein UrtD gives MSGEGLTIRDLRVTFDGFTAVDGVDLDIRPGDLRFLIGPNGAGKTTLVDAVTGLVKATGSVRFGDQDLLGRPVQKIARLGIGRTFQTATVFEELTVLQNLDIAAGAGRGVWTMLRRRKGVPEPVEKALETIGLTGLRDRPAGALAHGQKQWLEIGMLLVQEVKLLLLDEPVAGMSHDEREATGELLQRVGEDHTVVVIEHDMDFMRSFARSVSVLHAGKVLSEGSVAEVQADAEVQEVYLGRASEPAPGPAAASVPVAEEA, from the coding sequence ATGAGCGGCGAGGGACTCACGATCCGCGATCTGCGGGTGACGTTCGACGGGTTCACCGCCGTCGACGGCGTCGATCTGGACATCCGCCCCGGTGATCTGCGCTTCCTGATCGGCCCGAACGGCGCGGGCAAGACCACGCTCGTCGACGCGGTCACCGGCCTGGTGAAGGCGACGGGCTCGGTGCGCTTCGGCGACCAGGACCTGCTGGGCAGGCCCGTGCAGAAGATCGCCCGGCTGGGGATCGGCCGGACCTTCCAGACGGCCACGGTCTTCGAGGAGTTGACCGTCCTGCAGAACCTGGACATCGCCGCCGGCGCGGGCCGCGGGGTGTGGACCATGCTGCGGCGCCGCAAGGGCGTGCCCGAGCCGGTCGAGAAGGCCCTGGAGACCATCGGTCTGACCGGACTGCGCGACCGCCCCGCCGGGGCGCTGGCCCACGGGCAGAAGCAGTGGCTGGAGATCGGGATGCTGCTGGTGCAGGAGGTGAAGCTGCTGCTGCTCGACGAGCCCGTCGCCGGCATGAGCCACGACGAACGCGAGGCCACCGGCGAGCTGTTGCAGCGGGTGGGCGAGGACCACACGGTCGTCGTCATCGAGCACGACATGGACTTCATGCGCTCCTTCGCCCGGAGCGTCAGCGTCCTGCACGCCGGCAAGGTCCTCAGCGAGGGCTCCGTCGCCGAGGTCCAGGCCGACGCCGAGGTCCAGGAGGTCTACCTCGGGCGCGCCTCAGAACCCGCGCCCGGACCGGCCGCCGCTTCCGTACCCGTCGCCGAGGAGGCGTGA
- the urtE gene encoding urea ABC transporter ATP-binding subunit UrtE gives MLEINDVRAGYDRTTVLHGVTVAVPKDGVAAVLGHNGAGKSTLLRAAMGLIKPTGGTVRLDGEDITRLAPHQRVARGMAYVPQGQQCFPHLTAAENLQLVADGRSEGKEAIAEALDLFPVLRELSGRRAGLLSGGQRQQLAIARALVTRPRLLLLDEPTEGIQPSVVAEIEETILSLARRGGLSVLLVEQHVGFAMRAGQHYHVLEAGRVTSSGEGGTGAEHTVRAALSV, from the coding sequence ATGCTGGAGATCAACGACGTACGGGCGGGCTACGACCGCACCACCGTCCTGCACGGAGTGACCGTCGCCGTTCCGAAGGACGGCGTCGCGGCCGTCCTCGGGCACAACGGCGCCGGCAAGAGCACCCTGCTGCGGGCCGCCATGGGCCTGATCAAACCGACCGGCGGGACCGTGCGGCTCGACGGCGAGGACATCACCCGCCTTGCCCCGCACCAGCGGGTCGCGCGCGGGATGGCGTACGTCCCGCAGGGCCAGCAGTGCTTCCCGCACCTCACCGCCGCCGAGAACCTCCAACTCGTCGCCGACGGCCGCTCCGAGGGAAAGGAGGCGATCGCCGAGGCCCTGGACCTGTTCCCCGTCCTGCGCGAGCTGTCCGGCCGCCGCGCCGGACTGCTCTCCGGCGGGCAGCGCCAGCAACTCGCCATCGCCCGGGCCCTGGTGACCCGGCCGCGGCTGCTCCTGCTCGACGAACCGACCGAGGGCATCCAGCCGTCCGTCGTCGCCGAGATAGAGGAGACGATCCTCTCGCTCGCCCGGCGCGGCGGACTCTCCGTCCTCCTCGTCGAACAGCACGTCGGCTTCGCCATGCGCGCCGGCCAGCACTACCACGTCCTGGAGGCGGGCCGCGTGACCTCCTCCGGCGAGGGCGGAACGGGCGCCGAGCACACCGTACGGGCCGCGCTCAGCGTGTGA
- a CDS encoding FAD-dependent monooxygenase — protein sequence MRAIVVGAGIGGLAATLSLRRAGCEVTLVERTPRFGEVGAGIQLAPNATRVLRRLGLLDTVAAQSARPSHLSFRTWSDGAEICRYTLGREAEEEFGAPYLQVHRADLHHALAAGIPPESVRLDTVVVGIDQDDDAAYVTTAGGERLRADLVVAADGVRSAARAWLFGAEQAVFSGTAAYRVLLPADEVADLNLPDTGVWLGPGRHFVHYWVRRRELLNVVAVFGTKAARESWTARAEQGEQLREFDGWDSRVLGVLERAGQVFRYGIHTRAPLERWNIGRVTLLGDSAHAMVPFQAQGAAQAILDAAVLGDALAGATPAEVPDALDRYVRRRLSAATGVQAGSARAGEDFHLPDGPEARARNARMAAQAAENGFGPLAATWAVDPLDRPGPSGAPMPQAQGRPARPS from the coding sequence GTGAGAGCGATCGTCGTGGGGGCGGGCATCGGTGGGCTGGCCGCGACGCTGAGCCTGCGCCGGGCCGGCTGCGAGGTCACTCTCGTCGAGCGCACACCGCGGTTCGGCGAGGTCGGTGCCGGCATCCAGCTCGCGCCCAACGCCACGCGCGTGCTGCGCCGGCTCGGCCTGCTCGACACGGTCGCCGCCCAGTCCGCTCGTCCCTCCCACCTGAGCTTCCGCACCTGGTCCGACGGAGCCGAGATCTGCCGCTACACACTGGGCCGCGAGGCCGAGGAGGAGTTCGGGGCGCCCTATCTGCAGGTCCACCGGGCCGATCTGCACCATGCCCTGGCTGCCGGGATCCCCCCGGAGTCGGTGCGCCTCGACACCGTCGTCGTGGGCATCGACCAGGACGACGACGCCGCGTACGTGACCACGGCGGGCGGGGAACGCCTGCGCGCGGACCTGGTCGTGGCCGCGGACGGGGTGCGGTCCGCGGCCCGCGCATGGCTCTTCGGCGCGGAGCAGGCGGTCTTCTCGGGAACCGCCGCCTACCGGGTGCTGCTCCCGGCCGACGAGGTGGCCGATCTGAATCTGCCGGACACCGGGGTGTGGCTGGGCCCGGGCCGTCACTTCGTCCACTACTGGGTGCGCCGTCGTGAACTGCTCAACGTCGTGGCCGTGTTCGGGACGAAGGCGGCGCGGGAGTCGTGGACCGCCCGGGCGGAGCAGGGAGAGCAACTGCGCGAGTTCGACGGGTGGGACTCCCGGGTGCTCGGTGTCCTCGAACGCGCTGGGCAGGTGTTCCGCTACGGCATCCACACCCGTGCCCCGCTCGAGCGGTGGAACATCGGGCGGGTGACCCTGTTGGGCGACAGCGCCCATGCGATGGTGCCGTTCCAGGCCCAGGGCGCGGCGCAGGCGATCCTGGACGCCGCCGTGCTCGGCGACGCCCTCGCGGGTGCGACGCCGGCCGAAGTACCCGACGCGCTCGACCGGTACGTGCGCCGGAGGCTCTCGGCCGCGACCGGCGTCCAGGCCGGCTCCGCGCGGGCGGGCGAGGACTTCCACCTGCCGGACGGGCCCGAGGCCCGGGCGCGGAACGCCCGCATGGCGGCCCAGGCGGCCGAGAACGGGTTCGGCCCCCTGGCCGCCACCTGGGCGGTCGACCCCCTCGACCGCCCGGGGCCGTCCGGCGCACCCATGCCGCAGGCGCAAGGCCGGCCTGCGCGTCCGAGCTGA
- a CDS encoding TetR/AcrR family transcriptional regulator yields the protein MSKESTGSPRKRRRGAELEAALLEAVWDELVAVGYERLTYEAVADRAGTSRPVLYRRWPSKRELVLAALAHQAPPLPDGPPDTGDLRGDVLALLRLVVGRTRELAPVREVLAAEEGRATELSAYVASRNQGPGHEWMRTVLERAARRAEIDAVESLPDRLVTLPVVLVLHDLFMARRTPADGELEEIVDRLFLPLVRHGRDRPAVQ from the coding sequence GTGTCTAAAGAGTCGACAGGGTCCCCGCGCAAGCGCCGCCGAGGGGCCGAGCTGGAGGCCGCGCTCCTGGAGGCGGTCTGGGACGAACTGGTCGCGGTCGGCTACGAGAGGCTGACGTACGAGGCGGTGGCCGACCGGGCCGGCACGAGCCGTCCGGTGCTCTACCGCCGCTGGCCGTCCAAGCGGGAGCTGGTCCTGGCCGCGCTGGCCCATCAGGCGCCGCCGCTGCCGGACGGGCCGCCCGACACCGGCGACCTGCGCGGCGACGTCCTGGCCCTGCTGCGTCTCGTCGTCGGACGCACGCGGGAACTCGCCCCCGTGCGCGAGGTGCTCGCCGCGGAGGAGGGGCGGGCGACGGAACTGTCCGCCTATGTGGCGTCACGCAACCAGGGGCCGGGCCATGAGTGGATGCGGACGGTGCTGGAACGGGCTGCCCGGCGGGCCGAGATCGACGCCGTCGAGTCCCTGCCCGACCGGCTGGTCACGCTACCGGTGGTGCTCGTCCTCCACGATCTCTTCATGGCCCGCCGCACTCCGGCGGACGGCGAACTGGAAGAGATCGTGGACCGGTTGTTCCTGCCGCTGGTCCGCCACGGGAGGGACCGCCCCGCCGTTCAGTGA